Proteins found in one Lachancea thermotolerans CBS 6340 chromosome C complete sequence genomic segment:
- the PRP9 gene encoding SF3a splicing factor complex subunit PRP9 (similar to uniprot|P19736 Saccharomyces cerevisiae YDL030W PRP9 Subunit of the SF3a splicing factor complex required for spliceosome assembly), which yields MKTYEDARATLEELELIENAVTSRLRRNPEIFYRNIDEVDLVEHSGRFDHIPSSQKSANKVYTVKKSRRSRKQILAQEHEIKSFLSQYLKDCQSLGRVEFDMSEYRVDNGSVNKLLEHIERIKEIHPKDDEFGDQYAMFSSSTPSNKNIISRKAQNLDINSYFTRDEQYGEYLDLEPFHQKWLSVVKNGDVTLLQFLSEVEKFTDQRYLLQPAVNRNSSRYREFVASLHHYLSDYAARAYPLLSWDLIHAKAQELYHTNVAKPIPSGESGVFCIPCDKRFKTDTVYNAHLPGKRHVGNLHKNSSFLTQEHSLHIFCRYLSRELARTREFVERKLAFTTEERTQELERLTDIYDSPVYGRQEQEDAQEDENKETEDKEDSVLDSSMNLPLGPDGFPIPYWLYKLQGLDIEYPCELCGNFVYNGRRQFDKHFGEQRHVFGLRRLGIEPSASFKGVTKIDDAKQLWSHLRSTSSGRVSSEGKLEVEVEDEDGNVMSKKVYDELKKQGLL from the coding sequence ATGAAGACCTATGAGGATGCAAGAGCGACCTTAGAGGAGCTGGAATTAATCGAGAATGCTGTGACTAGTCGTTTAAGAAGAAATCCTGAGATTTTCTACCGCAATATTGACGAGGTTGATCTCGTTGAACACAGCGGTAGATTCGATCACATTCCTTCCTCTCAGAAAAGCGCAAATAAGGTGTACACGGTCAAGAAGTCTCGAAGGAGCAGAAAACAGATCCTTGCTCAGGAGCATGAAATCAAATCTTTCTTGTCGCAGTACTTGAAGGATTGCCAGTCATTAGGACGGGTTGAGTTTGACATGAGTGAATACAGGGTTGACAACGGATCTGTAAACAAGCTCCTTGAACATATAGAGAGGATTAAAGAGATACATCCAAAGGATGACGAGTTTGGGGATCAATATGCCATGTTTTCCAGCTCGACCCCTTCAAATAAGAATATAATTTCgagaaaagctcaaaaccTCGATATCAACTCTTATTTTACACGGGATGAGCAGTATGGCGAATACTTAGATTTGGAGCCTTTTCACCAGAAATGGCTAAGTGTTGTCAAGAATGGAGACGTTACTTTgcttcagtttttgagtGAAGTGGAAAAGTTTACGGACCAAAGATATTTGCTTCAGCCTGCGGTCAACAGGAACAGCAGTCGTTATAGAGAATTCGTGGCTTCGCTTCATCATTATTTGTCTGATTACGCTGCAAGAGCTTATCCCCTTCTGAGCTGGGATTTGATACATGCAAAGGCTCAAGAGTTGTATCACACAAATGTGGCCAAGCCCATTCCTTCGGGCGAGTCTGGCGTATTTTGCATTCCCTGCGACAAACGCTTTAAGACAGACACGGTCTACAACGCCCATTTACCTGGGAAGCGCCATGTGGGCAATTTGCATAAAAATAGCTCCTTCCTTACACAGGAGCATAGCCTTCATATATTTTGCCGCTACCTGTCGAGGGAGCTAGCGCGCACCAGAGAGTTTGTGGAGCGAAAGTTGGCCTTTACTACAGAGGAGCGCACTCAGGAGCTTGAGAGGTTAACTGATATTTACGATTCGCCAGTTTACGGTAGACAGGAACAGGAGGatgctcaagaagatgagaatAAAGAGACTGAAGATAAGGAAGATAGCGTACTAGACTCTTCTATGAACCTTCCGCTAGGCCCTGACGGCTTTCCGATTCCGTACTGGCTTTATAAGTTACAGGGCCTCGATATCGAATACCCATGCGAGCTCTGCGGAAATTTCGTCTACAACGGACGCCGCCAATTCGACAAGCACTTCGGTGAGCAGAGACATGTTTTCGGTCTACGTCGGCTTGGCATTGAGCCCTCTGCCTCTTTCAAAGGCGTTACCAAGATTGACGATGCGAAACAGCTGTGGAGTCACCTTCGTTCGACCTCCTCTGGCAGAGTCTCGTCCGAAGGCAAACTTGAGGTGGAAGtggaagacgaagacggGAATGTAATGAGCAAAAAAGTCTAtgatgagctgaagaaacaagGCTTGCTGTAG